One Glycine max cultivar Williams 82 chromosome 3, Glycine_max_v4.0, whole genome shotgun sequence DNA window includes the following coding sequences:
- the LOC121174610 gene encoding protein LITTLE ZIPPER 4: protein MERLNSELYYQNCHMIKENERLRKKAQLLNQENQQLLSELKKKLSKGNAKTNAAPNTILDLNLGSSSSHNPSGSSN, encoded by the coding sequence ATGGAAAGGCTGAACTCAGAGTTGTACTACCAGAACTGTCACATGATCAAAGAGAATGAAAGGCTGAGGAAGAAAGCTCAGCTTCTTAATCAAGAAAATCAACAACTTCTGTCTGAACTAAAAAAGAAGCTCTCCAAGGGAAATGCAAAAACCAATGCTGCTCCAAACACCATTCTTGACCTGAACCTTGGATCAAGTTCTAGTCATAATCCTTCTGGTTCCAGCAATTAA